One genomic window of Nicotiana sylvestris chromosome 10, ASM39365v2, whole genome shotgun sequence includes the following:
- the LOC138879549 gene encoding uncharacterized protein, giving the protein MAKGWEEQLNTAKSYLDKAAKKMKKFADRKRRPTDYRVGDMVMVKFNPRQFKALRGMHQNLIRKYEGLFKIVAKVSKISYKLDMPSYLKIYPVFHVSMLKPYYEDKDNPSRGQLSRAPMTITALHDREIEAIIDY; this is encoded by the coding sequence ATGGCCAAAGGATGGGAGGAGCAGCTCAACACTGCTAAGTCCTACTTGGATAAGGCAGCtaaaaagatgaagaagtttgCGGACCGTAAGCGGCGTCCCACAGATTATAGAGttggggacatggtcatggtAAAGTTTAACCCAAGACAGTTCAAGGCACTACGGGGCATGCATCAGAATCTGATTCGCAAGTACGAGGGGCTATTTAAGATCGTCGCCAAGGTAAgcaagatctcatacaagcttgacatgccatCGTATCTTAAGATCTACCCTGTCTTCCATGTCAGCATGCTTAAGCCATATTATGAAGATAAGGACAATCCGAGTAGGGGCCAATTAAGTCGAGCGCCAATGACTATCACCGCCTTGCATGATCGGGAGATTGAGGCTATCATAGATTACTAG
- the LOC138879550 gene encoding uncharacterized protein produces MLDTGATHNFVTEAAAKRLELKLAPTNSRVRTVNAEVQNARGVANGVGVKLGTWKCMTNFTVTAMYIFDIILGQKFFRHCHTLIDPYLQRLLVMEREGACVVVKGIKKGEPTFVETIASLEEDKSFQDIVPPCIEKLLEENKDVMPEELPKHLPPRREVDHKIELELGAKPPAFSPYRMAPPELEELKK; encoded by the exons ATGTTGGATActggagcaactcataatttcGTGACTGAGGCTGCCGCAAAGAGACTAGAATTGAAGCTTGCTCCAACCAACTCTCGCGTCAGGACCGTGAATGCCGAGGTACAAAATGCTCGTGGGGTAGCTAatggagttggtgtcaaattgggaacttggaaatgtatgacaaactttaccgtaaccgctatgtatatctttgacatcatactggggcaaaagttctttagacattgtcatactttGATCGACCCCTACCTCCAACGTCTCTTGGTTATGGAGAGAGAAGGAGCTTGCGTG GTTGTCAAGGGGATCAAGAAGGGGGAGCCGACGTTCGTGGAAACCATTGCAAGTCTAGAAGAAGACAAGAGTTTTCAAGATATAGTGCCGCCTTGCATAGAGAAGTTGCTTGaggaaaacaaagatgtcatgcctgaggagttgcctaagcacttgcctcctaggcgagaggtggatcacaagattgagttggagctaggggctaagccacccgcattttccccatatcgtatggcaccgcccGAGCTAGAGGAGCTCAAGAAATAA
- the LOC138879552 gene encoding uncharacterized protein — protein sequence MAIPPNFEEGQSTYRPPRFNGQYYGWWKTRMHDFIMAEDYELWDVICDGPYVPTKKVGDPPMTTPKTRKEYNDADRKVVEKNFCAIFFLVCGIGSDEYNRILACQSAKEIWEALQTTYEGTTQVKKSKIDMLTTEYELFRMKDDESIQDMHTRFTSIINELHSLGEVIPRNMLVRKILNILPSSWESKVNDITEIKDLQELTIDKLVGNLKTYEMKRKINSERREPKKEKNLVLKAKRNDSSEENNDMAYLIKRF from the coding sequence atggctattccaccaaattttgaagaaggtcagtCTACGTATAGACCACCTAGGTTCAATGggcaatactatgggtggtggaagacaagaatgcatgattttatcatggcaGAAGATTATGAGTTGTGGGATGTTATATGTGATGGTCCTTATGTCCCAACAAAGAAGGTCGGAGATCCTCCAATGACGACGCCAAAGACCAGGAAAGAATACAACGATGCAGATAGGAAAGTTGTGGAGAAAAATTTttgtgcaattttttttttggtgtgtGGCATAGGATCTGATGAATACAACAGGATCTTAGCTTGTCAATCCGCTAAGGAAATATGGGAAGCTTTACAAACAACATACGAGGGAACCACTCAAGTAAAGAAATCTAAGATTGATATGCTTACCACTGagtatgagctcttcaggatgaaagacgatgaatctattcaagacatgcatacaagattcacttccatcataaatgaaTTACACTCGCTTGGTGAAGTCATTCCCAGGAACATGCTCGTAAGGAAAATTCTTAATATCTTGCCCAGTTCATGGGAGAGTAAAGTGAATGATATTACTGAAATAAAGGACTTGCAGGAGTTGACCATAGATAAGCTAGTTGGAAATCTGAAAACCTACGAAATGAAGAGGAAGAtaaacagtgaaagaagagaaccaaagaaggaaaagaacttgGTACTCAAAGCTAAAAgaaatgactcaagtgaggagaACAATGACATGGCCTACTTAATCAAAAGGTTttag
- the LOC104222710 gene encoding putative HVA22-like protein g: protein MIGSFLTRGLVLVFGYAYPAYECFKTVEMNKPNIQELRFWCQYWILVAVLTVCERFGDAFVSWVPMYSEAKLAFFIYLWCPKTKGTTYVYDSFFRPVVLRHETDIDRSLLELRTRAGDMALLYWQNAASYVQTRIFDILQYIASQSTPRATQPQRQSSRGCQRTVTPPKHRSAAPTTRVQTEEQASPASTESSSENEADAIEVLKPSQPPPVAAPAASLNAQKATPSEALAQTTKASSSSETQVVQIDRVPSSDNRSAKPPVEIVMEEAVRITRARSRKTRLAPNP from the exons ATGATTGGATCTTTTCTCACTAGAGGGCTTGT GCTGGTCTTTGGTTATGCTTATCCTGCTTATGAGTGCTTTAAAACTGTGGAAATGAATAAACCTAATATTCAGGAACTTCGCTTTTGGTGCCAGTATTG GATCTTAGTTGCTGTATTGACAGTTTGTGAGAGGTTTGGTGATGCTTTTGTTTCATG GGTTCCAATGTACAGCGAAGCTAAGTTGGCATTCTTCATATACTTGTGGTGCCCCAAAACTAAG GGAACAACATATGTCTATGATTCCTTCTTTAGACCCGTAGTGTTAAGGCATGAGACTGATATTGATCGTAGTTTGTTGGAATTGAGGACAAGAGCAGGAGATATGGCATTGCTATACTGGCAGAATGCTGCTAGCTATGTGCAGACGAGGATTTTTGATATATTGCAATATATTGCTTCTCAGTCAACTCCTCGCGCAACTCAG CCACAGAGGCAAAGCAGTAGAGGTTGCCAGCGCACAGTAACACCACCAAAACATAGATCAGCTGCCCCAACAACACGGGTACAGACTGAAGAACAAGCATCTCCTGCTTCTACTGaatcttcaagtgaaaatgaaGCAGACGCAATAGAAGTGCTGAAGCCCTCACAACCGCCTCCAGTAGCTGCCCCTGCCGCCTCCTTAAATGCACAAAAAGCAACTCCAAGTGAAGCCCTCGCTCAAACTACCAAAGCTTCGAGTTCCAGCGAAACTCAAGTGGTGCAGATTGATCGAGTGCCTTCCTCGGACAATCGAAGTGCAAAACCTCCTGTTGAGATAGTGATGGAGGAAGCAGTTCGAATAACACGTGCCAGATCAAGGAAGACACGGCTTGCACCCAATCCTTGA